The following are from one region of the Peromyscus leucopus breed LL Stock chromosome 18, UCI_PerLeu_2.1, whole genome shotgun sequence genome:
- the C18H12orf73 gene encoding protein BRAWNIN encodes MPGGVPWSAYLKMLSSSLLAMCAGAQVVHWYYQPDLTIPEIPPKPGELKTELLGLKERHHKPQVSQQ; translated from the exons ATGCCCGGGGGCGTGCCCTGGTCCGCCTACCTGAAAATgctgtcctccagcctcctggCCATGTGCGCCGGGGCCCAGGTGGTGCACTGGTACTACCAGCCTGACCTG acaaTACCTGAAATTCCACCAAAGCCTGGAGAACTCAAAACAGAGCTTTTGGGACTGAAAGAGAGACACCACAAACCTCAagtttcacagcagtag